ATTAATCTCATGATACATCAAACATCTTCTCGATACCCAGAGAAAGACGTCCTTCTTCTCACTTTaaagatttatatttgttcCACTATTCCATCACATCCCAATATTCATGTATTGAGCCTAAAACTTCAAAAACAGCACTTAAATTTGCAAATTGAATAGAAGGCATGCAAGAAGAAATTTATGCACTTAAACATAAGAAAACTAGTCTCTTGTTCATCGCCCACTGAGTGCTAATGTTGTAAGTACAAAAATGGGATTATAAGACCaagtataaagaaaataagagtGTGAATAGATTTAAATCACGACTAGTTGCTAAAGAATACACACAAATTCCAAGCCTTGATTTTAGAGGGACCTTTAGTCTCATTGTCAAGGCCACAACTATCCTTGTCATAGTCTCCTTGGCTTAGTCTCAGTCTTTTTTATCTTGATCATTGGTAATGTCTTTCTCTTGCTTCtcttaatgaaacttatcATGTACTTTCGTTTCAACTTATTAAGAGTTTCTTCTTCAATCACTTGAAAATTGAATCTCaaattgttcttgttttttcttataaagcaatcctctttttctcttctgaCTTTGTTTAGTAGAGACCTCATTTTCGTCACCAATTTCAATTGATGTATTGTCATTCTGTCtcaaaagtttcatttttccctttctttctaAGTTTTTGGTAGATGTAGTtaacaatgagaaaataaataaaagttgcTTGAATTATGCAAAATACACTAGGTCGTAGCTTATCATGTGTACATATCAttaaaatgttccaagttcaattaatgaattataacATGTATTTGTGGTCattaatatactttaatttacTAAACAACACTAATTTTGTTATCAAAATCTATGTCTTTATGTATTAAGTAAttgttttgtttaattctaAGAAAATTAGTTCATATGATTCgaataaatttatgttaactacataatatttcaaaataaacaagagTAATAAGTCGGTCATCattcttatatatatcaataactataaatgacttaataattacaatatattaataaactatAATATGTCATAcaagaattttaaatgactTTTTGAACCATCCGtaccttttataataatatagaaaacGTTTATTTATAGTCGAATTCCCGttgtttcttccttttctttagtATATGTAGTGATGGTTTAGAAGTAACTTTTACATGTAGTGAGAGAGGCACTTCATCTGGGTTAAAAGACCTGGAAAAAATCCTGGGACACAAGCATAAAGGAATACCTGCATTTGTCAACTGATCTTTGCTTGAtattaaatcaagaaatgcTCACCTAGATTAGCAGCAGTAGTTGAAACCTCTGATGTGCAGCCCAACATAGATATGAGATGGCAACTTCAAGATTCTGCTCTAGGTTTAGCGAGATCTAGGACCCCAAGAACAGGAAGAACCAAAAAGTGGCAAGACACTTAAGGCATGCTATTAAATGATGCCAACAGAATGGCATGAACATCCACAAGAGTACAACAAACGAGCCAAAACAAAGAGTGTGCAGATTCATGAATTCCCTCGCATCAGAGAAAATTCTTAGCAAGAATTTcttaattcattaataatcCATTGTAGTAATAGATATAATTGGATTGTAACTGGAACCTTAAGCAATGAGACCTCATCTCTCAATAAGCTTCACCAGACAAACCAAAGAAGGGcataagatatattttagCATTGGTTTACATTCAATGAAACGTCTAAGGAAACAATCTGTTTTCCAGCTGCTAGTCCTGcgttaataaaagaaaaatatgtcCTATCATTCGAGGCCTTTGGTTACAATACATTGTATATTGGTAGAGATGCTAACCTGTGGTTGATTAATGAGGATATGCAACAATTTAACCATCAATCAGGAGATCAGAGGAAGTCCATCACATATTGAAgacaataaacaaataaataaatgcataCAGTTACCTTGACCACACGAGAAAAGACCCTAAAACCAAAGCTTTTGGGTCATGCTGCAGAAAGATCAAACTAGGAAAACTTTATCCAGTATGTCATATCTAACATGGTTCTGGGTCCTCTTAGCTCCAGAACTCGTGATTGCCTTGGTTCACATGAGAAATGAATAATATCTCTCATAGAAGTCAACCAAAGAAAGGATACATGGGCTCCATCCTCCAATTTGCCTATGGGATGCTGCTATCAAGGGAACTACATATCAAAAACAAAGTAACTTGAGAGATGCTACTCCAACAGCAACTCGTCATTTTAAGAGATTTTCCAGCATACCAAGTACTATTACTATCTAAGCCAAAACTCTCAAGTATAATCACAATCTCTCCACTTCTACACTGATTGAGACATCTCCCAATCTCCAAAACCATCTTTTGTCTTTAGAGAGAGAATGGCAACCAGATATTTTCCTTATTTATAAGGAGGACGCAATGCAGACAAATCACAACCTCAGCATTGGGTCTAGAAAGTGGTTTATATGCATAATTACGGTACATAAGGGACAGGAGTAGAGTTATGCAGTGCagcacataaaaaaaaaataggaaatgtGTTCAAAATCTAAAGACTGGAAGGAGGGAAAAGGAACCAATCCTTAGGCATTTAGATGTCAGCTTTAGGGTTCTCTTTGCTACGAAACCAATTGTGAACTCAAAAGTAATGCACATCAATTGCTTCTTGTGTTCAACCATTGACATTTTCAGCGTGTGGCAACCAGGTGGCATAATTCCAGGTAATTCTTGGGAGCGAGAGACCACGAAATCGCCAATAGAAACAGGGCATGACATCTCTGCACCAAGATCACGGTCCTCACTGTGGATGTGAAATCCATATTACAAAACATGAATACCAGTTTCCCACCATATATTGCTTCATTTGTAGCTGCAGCAATCTGGAAGGTGGTATTATTGCCTCTAGAAATTGGATATGGGTCTATCTTGAGTCCACTGACCTTCACAGCATAGTTAGCCTTCTTACCGAAGTAGTGAACATCAGTGGACTTCGCAGAGATCAAAggtacaagaaaataaattttcaaaagaagaaaCCCACAACTATTTGTAAGGAGATCAGAATCAATGGAGCTCCTTAACTAAAATCTAAAGCCAAACTCACATGCCAGCCACTTATTGTACATTACATCAATGCCTGCCGGAGTAGAGTATACCAGAGCTATAACAAGTTTGGCACTCAAGAAAATTTTTGCAACACAAATTTCTTAGTCAACTATCATTCTTGTCTAAAGCTTTCACGCAAGAAGCACAACCGAACTAATCCGACGGAGAAATGCAGAACATACAATAGAAGCACTCATTTGAAAGAAAAGCACGTTCTTTTGCACACGCCAGCAAAAAACGCTACCTCCGTctaaaattggaaaatgaaataCTGCAGTTCAAGTGTTAACAGATTGCCCATCAATCGCAGTTCTAAGAACACATATCACTACAATAACTTCGAACAAGTACAGAGGTTTCAAACTAATCGAGCTCCTTCTGAACCTTAATTCCCATGGAATTCGCGGTCCCAATAATGGACTTCGAGATGGACTCAAGCGGCATATACTGACAGTACGGATCACTCTGCTTGATCTTGGCGATCTCGTAAACGTGCTTAAGGGTAATGGTCGAGGCGGTCACGTGACCTGGGCGGCTACTGCCGCTCTCGATTCCGGCCGCCTTCTTGAGGTACCACGTGACGGACGGAGATTTCACCGTGAACTCAAAGGTGTTGTCCGTGAACGCCGTTATTGTGACGGCCATCGGGGTTTCGGGCTTGTATTTCTGGGTCCGCGCATTGAAGTCTTTGCAGAACGCCATTAGATTTAGCCTGTATTGACCCAGGGCAGGACCCACCGGTGGCGCGGGCTTCGCTCCGCCTGCCGGAACCGTGAGGCGTATCGTCGCCGCCACCGGGCGTCGAGTGAGAATCTCCTTGAGCGTCGCCATGTAGGCCTTgggagagagggagaaaaaaTGGGTAAAGGATTGTGGGCATGGAGACTTATGATGGCCCACAGCATAATGGACTCCATTGTTGGGCCTAACGCTCAGTTTCTCAAGAACAAATGGAGTAGTTGctttcctcttcctcttcctcttcccttttttattaatctatactaatataatataaaaaataaattctttttcactcacaaataACAGTGATAccgtaatattaattttttttatctttttaataatactttagttagttttcttttcttatttatttttttaaaaatatgtgttaatttatatattttattcttatttataataaattttaaatcgtcaaatatttatttagtatatacatgtaaaaatgatataccataataactaatttaaatgaggtatttgtgtggtatattgaTTCTAGGGTCTTGCAAGTAttcaatacataatttttgtacaTGTAGTAAGTATCTATCAACTGCAGTGTAATATACaaggaaaattaaataacGTCTTATcctgagatttgatataattataaatattattttattatttgaaaaaaatatcaataccCCCTGATTATAACGATTGTCTAACAAGTAACCCAATTCGTTAGTCTCTGTTAAGTTCCATCCATTTTAGTGataaactgaccaaaatacccgCGTAAACTAAaaactttaatattattttatttttaaaaattttctgattttttatggactaaatagatatatttttataaatttttaaattttctatccaCCCCAAccaattattttacaaaaaaaacttatagcaaaggtaaattaaaaatttcatacctccactAAAAACTACAGAATTTTATCATAcaacagaaaatatttataattttttaaataataaaaaaatattcataattatattaaatttcagaataatttactctaaattaCAATGTGGATGCAGTCAAGTTGGCATAGATGTATTACATTCACTGCATACATGCAATCAATAGTTAAACTCATAGGGAAAGTGAGTAGATTTAAGAGTAGTGGGAAACACAAACACTGCGAAATTTCTTAATAGCTTAGATCATATGTGGTGTGATGTGTCAATGTTATAAGAAGATATGCCAATTCAACCAACTGCTGCTTGAGTAGTGAGAATGGGGCTCCACACATTTCTTTCCTTTGCTGATGAGAAGGAAGAGGCTATCAGCGCACACTCCAATCACACCACAACTGTAGACAAACCTCATATTGCCTTAAACCAAAAAGCACCATGCTCCATTTTAGCCATACTaactatttcaaattattaatattatagctTATATCTTGGTGTATACATGACATGTTGTGGGTTGAAGGTTAGAGTCCACCCTATTCTCTCCGTAAAGCAGTTGTCTCAGAAGAGGATCTGACAGCAACCACAAATCATTGGAAACTCAAGCCAGTTTTTGCTAAATTATGTACAAGACCTGTGCTATATCTACACCAGACACTCAAAAGCCCCAGAGTAGCAAAAGCTATTGTGCACTGCCAGTGAAGTACTTAGAAAAGCATTCTTCTGTGCTGCAGTATTTGAGCATCACTTTGTACACCTCAATCAATAGCTTCGGGAACCGACTCCTGAAATACCTATCAAATCCTTCGGGTACCGGTCCAATCATCTCCTGACATTAACACATCATGTAAAACTTTAGCCACCAGTGACAAGGTATGGTGAGAGATGCAAACAGTGgacatttgtaattttgcttCACATGAACAGCACATTGCCCATATACCATGTGTCTCCTGACACTAGAACAAGTATAAATTCGCTAACTAAATTACAGCATAGAAAAAAAAGGTTGAGGTGGTTATGAAAATTCTGAAACCACCAGGTCTCAAATGCAAGAACCACCAGCTTTCTCATACCGAGCTGTTGGATTTGCATTATTCCATACAGCAAGATGGGATTTTCACCAAAGTGGCAATCAATTTCAAAAAGGGCAAAAACATTTCAGTACCTGAATTTCTGCAGGAAGCTCCCTGTAATGATTCAACTTGTTACGCATGACTCTTAGTAAGTCACGAACACTGTCAAACCTATAACGTCTATAACGACcaatattattaagaaataaaggTTCCATCTTCTCATTCCACTTTGCACCCAAAGCCACAGGGGCAGTGCTTTCTAATGATTTCAAGAGATCCGAATTAGCCTCCCTATCTTCCAATTCCACCCTATCACTTGTATCACGGAGGAAGGAAAGCCGCATCTCCGCATTCCAAAACAAAGGATGGTAAAGCACCTCCAGCGCCCTTGGCCTAAAATCAGAGGCAAGAGATTAAAATGACATTTAGAAAGCTGAGATTCAATTAGTTCCCAGATCAAAGTTATCAAATTACTAATAGCTCAAGAAAAGGCTCTACTTCCCTAATCTCCCTGTAGGAAGCTGGGGAACAGGAGCCAAAGTAAGGAAACACAAATCTATTGGACGTTTTGCCGTTCTGTAATAACTTACAAAAGAATAATTCATATCCTAAATTGGAAacacatgtatataatttCTTCTGCAGCAGTAAGAACCTATAAACCCTTAAGAAGGAGAAAACCTTTCTAACATATAAAATTGCTGCAGCGACACCATTTACAGTCTGGTGAAAACTTCTCCTGAATACTTCTTTGCGTAGAAAAGAATTGCAGTGATTTGACAAACAAGTATTTCAAGATGTTAAAACAGCTGCAATTGCCAAGAGTTAGTCAAGATTGTAATACTAGTATACCTCATTTCAGCATTAGGATCTAATAATCGCAAGATCAGATCCACTGCTTCCGGAATATGTTCTACCAGGAAAAGGTCAACTTTACTTTTTACGATGTTGATGTCACGTTCCAGGCGATTCCCAAAGGGATGTCTACCACCAGTAAtgcagaaaaacaaaacacaaccAAGACTAAACAAATCAACTCCCCGCGTTTGACGCCCATGGAGAAGCTGTTCAGGTGCTTGCCATCCGGAACTTCCACTGCCTGAAACAGATCAATCAGTTATATGAACCAAGAAACAATTTCTCATAGATAagtaataatttaactaaataattaatctataaattataaataatcttgcgatttttatttctttattcctGTTTCTGCTTGATGCTCaatatatttcctttttatttggTCTCATAGacttttttgtttcctttctctCTGAATTCCGAATTactcttctcttttattttaaatttggttTTCTGTGTctgctttttcttcttctctctaaCCAATAAAGTGCAGACATGGAATGAGATCAtggataaaagaaaatcaaaagtttCTTTAAATCTTTCTAGTggttatattgtaatttacttttgtaaattaatacaagttaataataagtaaaactTCATGTGAAAATCTTGAaagtcaaaattaaaagaaagtaAGACATTCGCTCTATGATGCATTCTTAAATATCTAGAACAAGAGTAAGCAACCATGAACAAAATGTTTTGCACACTATTTCATTTGgttatattaaattctattatacTTGTAACCGAAATTATAATTCTCTAGTAATGTAACTCCATATAAGTAACATATAAAGAATTGTAATAGAATAAAAGAGATTGAAGTTAAATGTATTTCAAGgcaaaaaatgattttgacTTTGGTCCATCAAAGTTACATTATGCTCTCGTtggaacaaatattttggtttttatttttttaacttttttgggCTTTAATCTTATTGAGTATgcctactatatatatttatgtgtgtatatatctatgtgtgtgtgtgtgtgtgaaaaagaagcatgagaagaaaattaaatgaaaaaaatattaataggaATTTCAACAGAAACAGGACGAGTAACTCATGGCAAATTTGTGGGAACACTTCCCTAAACAGGTTGATCAGGTTAAATCCATGAGATAATCAATTATCtggaaattaatttcatatcaaCTACCTAACTGCAATCAagaattacaattaaataGGCATGTAGTAGATATAACAaaaactccaaaaaaaaaattacactaatTGATTTGTACTTGGACTAAGGCCACTAATTTACTGCACTGGAGCACATTAAACTATGAAACACAGAGACAATCAACTGGCAGGTTCACCAagaaagatttatttgttacCTGTAGCATGATTACTCAAGGAAGACATATCTCCAACAAGGCGCTTGCTAATGCCCATGTCAGAAAGCTTTGCACAAAGAGATCTTTCTCTGATTATCAAAACATTTTGAGGCTTCAGATCCCGGTGAACAATTCCTAATTCATGTAGATGAGCAATTCCAGATATTACATCCCTGCGCTCCACATGGACATagcaagaagaaaaagaaaagaaaaaaagcaatataACAATCAGCTTTGTATCAAAGTATTTTCCGTtgctcaaatttaatttgtttttctcaatctaaaaatatttggtagGAAAATTAGATGACCTCATCAATTTCAACAACAAATGCGAAGGATAGCCATCTGAGTTCCACAACTCAAATTCCTGCATAGAGCCTTTCATAGAGTCCAAAGAGATGGTAAACTCTGCCGGAATCTCTGCATCCAAGTTCTTGCCAAGAGTTGGGTTGCTGGAGGACTTTAAGTGCATAAGAATAAGATCATTTAAGCTGCAAGCACAACGTTCCAATGCAAGATAAACAAAATCTTGGTCTTGCTCTACTCCGTACCATCTTACTATATTTGGATGGCAGTCAGACACAATAAGATTTTGGATCTCTTTAAAGGCAATATCATTATGGGCTCTAACAAGGCGCTTCACGGCAACAGGACGACCTTCATAAATCCCTTCAAGAACAATGGTACCATTACTACCTTTGCCAATTTCTTTGTTGGAAACAACTAACTTACCAATTCTGCGCCCATCTGTAACCAGAGTTGGTTGGTTGAGGTTCAGCAAAAAGTTATTATCACCCCCATTGTGAATGTGTTGAGCCTCATCTTCTTGTTTATCTTGTTCCACATTGTAACTTCCTACCTTCCCAGTTTTGCGAGATTTCTTCCTTTTTGATTGTGTATTTGGAGAACTCATGCCAGTGGACTTCATAGCCAAGTTGACTTTTATTGTAGAGACTACACTATAATGGTAGACAACAAAGACTACaagacaaataaaaagaagaatgagTTTTGATGTGCCAAACTCCCACTGAGGAGTTATAGAACCATCATCAGAAAGCACTTTCACTTCATGCACATTAGTTACCCCACAATTTTCACCAAATGTATGCAAAGGAAG
Above is a genomic segment from Sesamum indicum cultivar Zhongzhi No. 13 linkage group LG13, S_indicum_v1.0, whole genome shotgun sequence containing:
- the LOC105176000 gene encoding 54S ribosomal protein L19, mitochondrial, translated to MATLKEILTRRPVAATIRLTVPAGGAKPAPPVGPALGQYRLNLMAFCKDFNARTQKYKPETPMAVTITAFTDNTFEFTVKSPSVTWYLKKAAGIESGSSRPGHVTASTITLKHVYEIAKIKQSDPYCQYMPLESISKSIIGTANSMGIKVQKELD
- the LOC105176002 gene encoding serine/threonine-protein kinase/endoribonuclease IRE1a-like isoform X2 codes for the protein MKHCTLLLFLCILFLFGAFSGSAGDFLNLNNGVKRYGDSFQVAARRSLLSATSKGDTALVAALDGTIYLLEVGSMRPLWSFSSGPQIYSSYQAPVSDKENASGVESNYFIDCGDDWELYAHNSLGKLKLMKSLEEYISSTPQIAEDGGIVLGSKKTTAFLVDAKTGRVIHTYRMSDPPSTTQSSVNDVPYNITVKEQYQSGSSPKTDELPLYITRTDYRLTSFMPNSNEVLWNVTVAEIGAAFLCQDSLGFMLSDLESSEPLPHNMPLPCQSRALVYRFRNHNMLETLSMLHRPPEVLHPDMMLPASTADVLPSQPNVEKVLELLPLSRSSDFGGAHDSKDLKAVLPLHTFGENCGVTNVHEVKVLSDDGSITPQWEFGTSKLILLFICLVVFVVYHYSVVSTIKVNLAMKSTGMSSPNTQSKRKKSRKTGKVGSYNVEQDKQEDEAQHIHNGGDNNFLLNLNQPTLVTDGRRIGIYEGRPVAVKRLVRAHNDIAFKEIQNLIVSDCHPNIVRWYGVEQDQDFVYLALERCACSLNDLILMHLKSSSNPTLGKNLDAEIPAEFTISLDSMKGSMQEFELWNSDGYPSHLLLKLMRDVISGIAHLHELGIVHRDLKPQNVLIIRERSLCAKLSDMGISKRLVGDMSSLSNHATGSGSSGWQAPEQLLHGRQTRGVDLFSLGCVLFFCITGGRHPFGNRLERDINIVKSKVDLFLVEHIPEAVDLILRLLDPNAEMRPRALEVLYHPLFWNAEMRLSFLRDTSDRVELEDREANSDLLKSLESTAPVALGAKWNEKMEPLFLNNIGRYRRYRFDSVRDLLRVMRNKLNHYRELPAEIQEMIGPVPEGFDRYFRSRFPKLLIEVYKVMLKYCSTEECFSKYFTGSAQ
- the LOC105176002 gene encoding serine/threonine-protein kinase/endoribonuclease IRE1a-like isoform X1, with protein sequence MKHCTLLLFLCILFLFGAFSGSAGDFLNLNNGVKRYGDSFQVAARRSLLSATSKGDTALVAALDGTIYLLEVGSMRPLWSFSSGPQIYSSYQAPVSDKENASGVESNYFIDCGDDWELYAHNSLGKLKLMKSLEEYISSTPQIAEDGGIVLGSKKTTAFLVDAKTGRVIHTYRMSDPPSTTQSSVNDVPYNITVKEQYQSGSSPKTDELPLYITRTDYRLTSFMPNSNEVLWNVTVAEIGAAFLCQDSLGFMLSDLESSEPLPHNMPLPCQSRALVYRFRNHNMLETLSMLHRPPEVLHPDMMLPASTADVLPSQPNVEKVLELLPLSRSSDFGGAHDSKDLKAVLPLHTFGENCGVTNVHEVKVLSDDGSITPQWEFGTSKLILLFICLVVFVVYHYSVVSTIKVNLAMKSTGMSSPNTQSKRKKSRKTGKVGSYNVEQDKQEDEAQHIHNGGDNNFLLNLNQPTLVTDGRRIGKLVVSNKEIGKGSNGTIVLEGIYEGRPVAVKRLVRAHNDIAFKEIQNLIVSDCHPNIVRWYGVEQDQDFVYLALERCACSLNDLILMHLKSSSNPTLGKNLDAEIPAEFTISLDSMKGSMQEFELWNSDGYPSHLLLKLMRDVISGIAHLHELGIVHRDLKPQNVLIIRERSLCAKLSDMGISKRLVGDMSSLSNHATGSGSSGWQAPEQLLHGRQTRGVDLFSLGCVLFFCITGGRHPFGNRLERDINIVKSKVDLFLVEHIPEAVDLILRLLDPNAEMRPRALEVLYHPLFWNAEMRLSFLRDTSDRVELEDREANSDLLKSLESTAPVALGAKWNEKMEPLFLNNIGRYRRYRFDSVRDLLRVMRNKLNHYRELPAEIQEMIGPVPEGFDRYFRSRFPKLLIEVYKVMLKYCSTEECFSKYFTGSAQ